The genome window AAAGCATTATCCCATAACTATGGGAAATCTTACAGAAGATTCCAAAATGAAGGGTTTAATTTAAAAGGTTTTGTAAAGAATTGCCTTAGTCTTGCTAATGGGATTTCGAATGAATATTGTCAAAAAGAGTTGCTGATGGAGGATTGGGGGGTTGTTATAGAAGGGCAAGGGGAACAAGAACCTTAACCTTCACCAAAGGTTGGAAATCCCTATGCAGGTCACATAACAACTCTTACAATAACAAACCCCAGTAAAAGATAGAAAGAACATAAACATACCAAATATTGGTCCATATAGAAAGGGAGGTTTGGACTTTAGACTCTGGAAACTACTAATATTCTTATCTTCAACTAAAAGGATAAGAATAGGCAAAAGTTTAAAGTGATAACACTATCCTGATGATCTACCTCACCTAGTCCCATCTTAGTATCCTTAATCATCTTAATGGCACACTTATCAACTGTGCATTCAGAGATCTGTGTAGGACATTATGAAAACCATCTTATGCCACTTCCCATTTTATTCGTCACGTGTGTCACTAGCACCCTCTCTCTGATGTGATCATTTCCAATCTGGTACGATCTTGTATGACCGCACATCTATTTTGCTATTTGTGATTTGAACACGCTCATTTTGTGGATATGTTGTGTCTTAaagtgtaacgacctggccatgacccggccagtcgttccgagagttgtagccccgttttccccatttctgcttatttatgtgttgttcaactgtgttgagttgtatcgagttggtaggtttgggttcagagtagttttggagtgaaataagacacccagtctcataattgaaaaatttaagctagaaaagtagaccggatatggacctatgtgtaaacgatctcggatttgaattttgatggttccgttagctccgttaggtgatttttgcTTGCATGAAAAGTAATAAGCCGTAGGGAATCAAAGTAACACTGAATTAATTCAAACTTACCTAATGTAAATGCTATCATGTGTACGAATACTGGAAAGTTGAATTTCAAATGTAAGACAACTACATAAACTGTCACAAATGACAAACCTGAGAAAGCTGTTAAAACGTTTCAGTTTTCGCTAGAGTCATCAATAAGAAACAATTAAATCATGCTTCCATTTGTTCGTGGATTCTAAGTCATCAATAAGAAACAATCAAATCATGCTTCCGCTTGTTCCGATGGGACTAAAAATAGAGAAGGAGGAGATAAGCAAAGTTTATGTGGAAATAACTTCAAATCTGAATCAACTTCTGTAGTTACCTCGTTGTTGTACTCGAAAAATCAAATTTATATCTTCATCAGATAGAGCTAAATTTTATTTTGATGTTCCTGCTATCATTTTTAATGTCAGTCCAGACACTGTGTAACGATTATGGTTAAATGATCTCCATGTTATGCTCTTTGGTTTAAATTTACTGATCATCATTTCATTTCTCTTCTTTGTTCAGGGCTGGAGGATTACAAGATAAAGAAGGTGGTATAAGGGAACTACTTGTAGGAAAGGACGATGAACTTCTTCAGACAGAAACAAGAACCATTGCCAGGGCTGATGTTGCAGAAGTTTGCATTCAGGTATATTACTCATTGGTCTTTGGTCTTTTTGTACGCTATCTAGATGTTTTGCTGCTTCTTTAGTCAGCTTCAATGCTTCACGCCTACAGCTCACTCCCTATAGCTTTGCTTTCTTTTCGCTCATCTTCTGAATAAAAACCTTCGTGGCATTTTTGTGTTGACAGGCACTGCAGTATGAGGAAGCTAAATTTAAGGCACTTGATCTGGCCTCGAAACCTGAGGGAACTGGCACACCAACCACAGATTTCAAGGCTCTATTTGCACAAATCAGTGCTCGTTTCTGATATACCGCTCACCATGACTATGTCCGAATTTTCATCACTCTATTATTCCAACATTTGTTCAAAAGTGAGGCTAAAACCTTAAGGTAGATAAGGCATCTGAGATTGGTTATACCATTTCCGCTCCCTCCCCCTTCCCCCTTGCGCAGCAGCTAACTTCACTGATTCAATTGACTGCCAATAGGTTCTGTGGGAACATCATATTTTATCAATTCAATGGCACAATGGAGGCTTTTATCATGTGCCTTTGTACATCTATCTGATACTTGGGGAAGGCGATAGACTAAATAAGCATTTTTGAACTAGTGTTGAAAAAACAACTATATACTTGTTTTCATTCCATGTTTCACCAATTAGTGTTTCATTTTCATGGTTATAATAGTATGCCTCTTTGCTTGTAAACAAACGTATTTCTTGGATTCAGGGCGTGATTTTCAAGTTCACAAGTAAATGGTTCCAAGTTTACATGTTTGGAGAGTGAATTTCCATGATCTAATAAAGAATCAAACTTACTTAAATCTTTTTGTTATTTTAGCTctatatatgtataaattttcaatttggATATCTTAAAACATTGATACCATTTCACGAATCAATATAACGCAATACAACTTTTATAACTTTAATAACATTCCACTAATCTGCTTTGCTATTATGGTACAACATTGTACATTATGGTACTATTAATGGTACTATTAACTCATGAGTAATAACAAGTGATAGATTCTCGTGATTGAAATTGATGATATGGGCTTCTGACTCGCCTGTAACCGGCTgcatctattaaattcttatactcctatatttttcgaatttgaagtggtatttcgataatttaaaattaaatagaacatatcattatataggtatcatattgatttttatgtttaattattaaattcagttAACCTTGAAaatgtacatcaacgaaaaattattgtcagataactaaaaaaataactatcatatgttactaagaaaattctcctatAAGAATatgttaatagatcatatgtttgtcaattctTTCAATTTTTACTAAATCTATATTtgcttctcaaaaatttaacaaagtaagattgaaataatattcatgtaacaaaaaaattcgaaaaactcgacaaaaccgaaccaatcaaaccgatatagttgatttggtttggttttgaaaaaaatcgaaccaatctGGTCATTGTATACCCCTGCCAGAGGTTGTTTCCATCATTGAAGTCGACTGAAGTCCTCCAAGTAGAAGTGGCGTCTTTGACCCTATAACTCAAGGCCAAAAGCATAATAATCTTTGTTACTTGACTATGTATTATCTTAAGAAATATATGAAGATAGCTGAATGACAATTGTTTTGATTACATCTACAATGATTTGATTACTGTTCTAAACTAAAAGTCATCTAATGGAGTTAACATTACGAGTTTCACAAACATTTAAAAACCTAGTTTAGTTGGCATATATCTTTCACCAACAACCCTTGATATACTACAAACCTTATATTTTTCTGATAGTCAAAGAATTAATTAACACTTTCTGTCCAATGCTAAACTACCCCAGGTTACTGAAGAAGATAATTGAATGATCATTGCTTTGATTGTATCACATTTACGCTTCTAAACTAAAAGTCACCTAACCAAGTTATCGTGATGATCTTGACAAAAATCTTAAAATTTGTTTAAATTAGCTTGCTTTTGACTAAGAACCGGGGTATTAATGGTTtagttcggccggttattttataaaatttgtaccttATTAAATTTTCGGTTATTCCATTTTGTATAACCAAAACTAGACTTTTCGAAACCATCCCAATCATCTCgatttctcttcggtatcggtatggTTTGGTTAATTTTtcggtttttttttttaaaatatcatgCAAGAGTTGCTAGTTAAAGTTAGAATGCGATAATGTGTACTTGCATCGGATTTTGGCAAATCTCtctaaatatttttactattttaaaaGTGATGATCAAAGGAACATGAAAGATGTCCATAATAGAGATTAATTCCACTATTCTATGGTAACGTAAAACAAATTAAGCAAATACGAGAAATATAAATCATACGAGTGGAAAGATACTCATcaagttgggactcaagaataCAACTTATTAAAAGATTAGTATCCAACAAGAGAAATCTAAATTATACGAGAGAAAAGATATCCAATACCTTGTGGCTTGCTATTAAAGATCGCTAGAATACCTAGTGGCTTGCTACTCAAGATGTTAGAACTAATTTAGTTTCGATATGAGTTGTAGAATATGTTTGGAAGTAAGGACCtagatattaattattttgtcaCTTGTAGCCATTTTCATAATCCCAAGACCAAAGAAAAAGAATTTCTTTGTTAGTTTTAAACTTAGTATTAAAATATATTTctaatatataaatttattcggtacggttcgatattttttcgatttatttttataaaattaaaaatctaCCCTATTATTCGGTACAATTATaagtttatataaaaacctacagttatattaaaataaatttaatacAGTGCGATTTAGTCAGATATTAAAGATCTATTGACACCCCTACTAAGAACTACAATATTCATTCTCATTTGTTTCTACTGCGGTTGCTTATGTGCATGATGAGAAGGCATTTAATTATTTTCGAGGGTCATATATACTTGTTATCTTCCACCGATACAAGTAACTAGTAATTCTCCAAACATAAAGGTCAGGCAAATGAGAACATAATCACATATCATCTCCTGATGGTTTTTTTTGGTCTCTATTATGATTTGAACTATGAAGGGGAGCCTTGAAATAATGATAAAGTTTTGTCTCCGTATGACCAATAAATTACGGGGTTTAAGTCATGAAATCAGCCATTAATACTTGTATTAAGTAGGTTGTCCTACATCACATCCTTTTGGGATACGGTTCTTATACGAAACCTACGTGAACGCGAAATATTTCGTTCACCGAACTGACATTTTGTTTTTAAAAGATTTGAACTGTGACTTTTAATTTATGGTTTGCGTGCGACAAGAAGGCGTATATTTATTTTGTACCAAAGGCTATTGATCTGATTGGCTGTAGGTGAGTGGTTAAGCAACTTTGAGGGAAAATAGTGTCGGTATTATAATGTATATATAAGTACATCACTTCTGTTGATATGTTATTTCCAAAATCAATACTTCAGTTCATTTCTCATTGGTCCAAGAGAATATTAATCTATACAAACTTATTGGCAAGCACTATGTCTTTGTCAGTGGCGTTTCAGCCGTTATTTGTGCTTATTAGTGTATAAAATTCTCTTTTTCTGGTTTTGACTGCAATTTTAAGAATAATAGCCTGTTTCACCAAGTTTTTTCAATCTTAAAAGcacatttttttcaaaaaaagttgaagtgtttggataatcttttggaagaaaaaaaaagtattttgaggagaagcagaagcagaaaaaaatagcttctctccaaaattacttttttgaaaagtatttttgaaaaaaatatacttGGAAACGGTTtttaaaagcttgaccaaacactaattgctgctcagaagtgtttttcaaattaattaggcaaacacaaactgcttctcaccaaaatacttctcaaaataagctgatttttgcaacttggccaaacatgctataagtCCCATCAAAATCTAGGGAAAATGTACACCTACCACCAAGTTAAAATTAGCTATGACTAGAAATGTATCTAGAGCGAGTTTTGTGAATTCAACTAAATTCATTATATTTTACTTAAAGTATGTAAGTATATGCACACAAAAAAGAATGTATACATATACGGTTACACTCAACCGAGCTTACAAACTTTAAATTCTAAATTTGATTCAGTTTACAAGCTTTATTATGTCAAAGGGCCATGCAAGTTGAGATTAAATAAttttatgtatgtatatatatatatatatatacctcgaGTTACTGCATCCGGAGCGATCAAAGCTTTTAAAAAGCTCTCTGCACAAAGAATTATGGGCCAAATATAGTTTTACTAACTTTTAAGAATCCTCTAATAAGCTCTCCTTTCTGTCCCTCAGCTAAATGACATCACGATTTTCCAAGTGTTTTACTAATCAATTGGACATAAATCTTTCTCAACTTGTCGCATATAGTTTTTATTGCAATTATTTAAGGAATCCCTAACATGGCAAATCATGGAGGATTTTGTTCTCATTTTAAATAGTAGTAAAGCGACCACTCACTTATAGTTCAGATTCTACTAGGAAAGCACCAATTGCAACAACCTCCAAAATTAAGGTGATTTAATTTTGAGAAAtcatatgttttttttttccaatAAGAACCATGCAATAATATTAAGACAAAGTAGACTATAAAAGTTCAAAATGAAGATTTAGCCTCATTTTACAAATTACAACTCAAATTACCAAACATATTAGCCTCATGAACATCAATCCAAAATTCTAAGCTAGCTGAGTCGGCTATTCCTCCAAATCTGTACCATTCTACTTGGACACCTTAGTTCCTACAGTTAATACATCATAAAATGGAGAAATTAAACAAATCTAAAACTTGTTCTCTTTCCAATCATGGAAAGACAAATGGAGAAGGGATACAAGTATGTTGAACAAACTTTCAAATGTTAAATATGTACTGCTAAGGTATCTCAAAAATCTCATAAACTCATGGATATTCTCAAAGAGATCAAAGACATCAAATATTGTCTTTCTCAAAATCGCCGAAGTGATCAAGAGATGTTCTTCCTTTTCACGGAGATCAAATACATCTCAGGGAAGTCCACATCatcctacgttcgagaaatacGTTGCTTAAGCCCTCAAATCACGGAGAACAAGAGAAGAATCAACGGGCAAACAACATTGTACCCACAAAGAATCATCAATAAACTTATTCTTCTTTTAAAAAAACATGTATTGCTAAGTTCAAAGCGTTCCGGTATACATATCTGATGCACGCTACGCAGCAATGGCCGGTCCGCAAGCTGTTCAATGTATGATTTTATGGCCTAGGTCATTCATCTATGAAATATCAACTCAGTCAATCATACCATTTCAGGGTCAAGCCTCTCGCTTTATACACAGATGACCATCACCAAGAACATGTACCAACGCCTCATCTTCTCTGATTATCTGTTGGTTGTTGAAGCTGTAAGCTGCAGTTTCAGCACTGTCACATGTACGAACTCGAGGACTTTAGCAACCGAATGATCTTCTTGTTGCTTCTGCAAGCAGTCTCAATTACTGTATGTATCAAGACATGAACAGCCAGTTACCTGTGACATCCGCAAATTGTGTCAGTTAAGAGTAGTGAACAAGATGTAAAAAAGAAATTATACAAATATATCAAGAGTCTTACAAACTGTTTTGCAGCATTTGATCTCTGCAAATATATGGGCGGACTTGGGGTTTCCGAAGGAAGCATGTGTTTCAAGTTTCTTTAAACAGGTTTCCAACAAGATATGGCATAAATTGTTCTTCCTTTCCACCCCAGCAACAACCACCGGCTATCTTCATCAATTACAAAATCTCTATGGTATCCTAACCTCACCTTTTCTACTGCCTTATTCACAAACTCCCTTTCAAAAGGTATTTGCGTAAACCTTGCCCCCAGGATACGGACTTGCCACTGCTTGTATGTCTCTGGCCTTTCAACTCTTTCCCACCCCTCACAAGCTATGACATTCAGCGCTTCCCTCCCAAAGATCTCTCTCTCAATTAACCCTCTCTCGGGAATCTCTCGCGGAACAATAGTTTCAAGCATATCAAATAGTGCTGAAAAGTGGAATAAGGCCTCACGAAATCGTGTAACAAAAAATGGGGCACTATAGGCCCCATTGACAATTCCATGGATGAAGATATCTGGATTGATCTTCCTTATGAGGGTGAGAACAACAGTTCTTGAACTGTCAGCTACCACAGTCTCATCATACAGGTTCTTAAAGCGATACAAGCAGGTGACAGCGAGAAATTCATCCTTGTCGAGCTTTAGATCATCAACTGTGATGGTCTCCCATTTCTTTGCAATTGCATGGTATTCAAATGGAACATTAAAGGACCGAGCATAATCAGCTAAACGGCGACCAGATTCCTCAATCCGTTCCGCTGGCCTGAAGCCTGGTTGGGGAAACTCTATACCAGTAATACGAAGCTTCGGTGGGCCCCCTTCTCTTTCTGCAATACGTTGAATGAATGTAGGCCACTGGAATCCATATAGGATGCCAAAGTCAATGACATGAACCCTTGTTGCATTCTTTGCCTTTATCATGATCGTCTTGTTTGAAGCAAAACTTGAGATCTTCCTGAATGGGCACGACGCAAGATACAAATGGTAGGCCTTCAAAAGGTCGGCTGCAGATGTTCTTTTATTGACAAGGGCCTTATAAATCTGGCTGCCGGTACCAGCCAAGCGCGCCTCGAGACCATCTGCAAAGCAATGAGCCAATCTCTGGTTTCCATCTCCAAAAGGGTATGAATGTTGTCTGATCTGTTTCAACAGCTCATACGCACTCTTGGAATCATCAGCAGCTACAGCCTGCGCACAATTTATCATAAGAGTTCTTAAATCTATGACTTCCTTCTTTCCACCTTGCTTTTTCCCGCGGCCCTTTCCTCCTTTTGATCCTTTTGGTATCTGCACTGTGGTTTTGCTTTTAGCATTCCTCAGGTTCTGTCGATAAGCTTCCAGTGCTTCCTCTCCCTTTCCCATGCTATGCAGCAAGACGATATCAAACTCCTCAGACCGAAGAGTTGATTCTGTAAAAATTGCTGCCTGTTtgctacttctttcttcttcattatAATTATCATCCCTCTGAGGATTTTTCCTCCCTCTCGCTTCAGTTGGTGAAGTGTCTACCTCGTCCTTTTCTCCCACCTGACCAACCACATAACCAGCTTCCCCTTTAGACTCCCGAGACGGCAAGTCATTGTTCAACAACTTATTATTAGTTGGGAGGAATTTGCTTGCTTCTTCAACTCCTTTCCTAAAACTCCAAATAGATTGGCTCTCATTATATATATCAGGAATATGAAAAGAACTAACAGGAGAGTCTAAGAACCCATCTACCATAGTATTCCCACTATTTGATGAGCATACTGAAGTATTACGAAATGAAAGGCTTTCGACATAAGCAGAACTGTAGTCGGTGGAAATGTTAACCCCCCTTGAATCGACTAAGTTACCACTATTTTCACTAGTATTACTTGTGGAATTGTATATACTCCCCGAGAAGTAGTCATCAGGACTCTCACTGTACTGATTAGTAAACGCATTTTGCTCTGGCGAAGGTGGATACTTTTTGCCAAGGGCCTCGTAGAATGACTTCTCTTTTGCTTGAAGTTCCAAGGATTCCTGAAGCATGTCGGTCTTATCCTCCATTTCTTCTTCCATAAGCATCTGATTTATATAACTCAAAACTACATCCGAGAAATCAATATCTTCATTGAAGTCCTCCTCAACGCCGCCAAGGTCAGATCTTGATTCTAGATTACTAGGTAAACGGTCACCGTTTATACATCCAACACCACCAAAATTGTGTTGGACAAAGCTATTTTCAAGTCTAGGACCATTATGTAGCTTCTGATCTGGATAAATAAGTTCAAATCTTGGTCCATTAATCATCCTCCCATCTGAAGAAATAGGTAATGATTGGTTCCCTAGTCGAAAATCATTCAAAGAACTCGGGTTTCCATTAAACCTCGGATCCATTTCAGCCAAATTGGCAAACTTCTCTAACCAAACCTCAAAGTCAATGATGCCAAATGGAAGTTGCAGtcataaatatataatatatctGTGACAACCATAACAAACTTAAGCTCAAAGGTGGAACACACACAAGTAATAGCTCTCAAAATAGTAAAAAGACAGAAACTTTAACAACCCCTTAAAATCAAGAAAACAACAGCAAAGTCTGCATTAACAAAATTTAATCTTTATCACTATTTAAAGACTACATACAAGTTTCTTTTTGCCAAACATTAGTGAAGGGTCCAGCAAAATCTTTGCACAAGTTTATAAATAGTCGTAGTCAATAACTTCAACATAAAATTGAGTTCAAATATGAAGTGCTTAAGAAgaaaacaaatcaagaaaatccACTTAACTATGTCAAATATAATGAATATGAAAGAAATGAGAAAAGGGCATACCTTAGAGAAGCAGAGAGGGGGGTGGACTTAGGGAAAGAAAGACTAGAGAAGAAAGTGCTCAAAAAAGTATTTGTAAGATTCTTATAAGAATAAAATCAGATGGCAACCGTTGAAAGTGGTAACCGGTAATAGCCAGTCATATGTCGTTGTTGTGATAATCGGTAAAACCTAGTCACCTTTTAAATAAAACTCGACGGTCTTATGCCTACAACCAATCATAACATCCCACGTGTTGAGGAGAAAAAGATGCTCCTTttagtattttttaatattaataaaGAATTATATAACATGTATAAGTCCACCAAAAAGAAAATTTATGACGGTGGTGTACCAATTACTTTGTGAGtactttaaatattttattagttACTTAGTATCTCTTACCAAGACATATACTATAAAATTATACATCCttcattttaatcaatttatgtgaacttattttctttttagaaTTTATCAAAAAAAATGACCATTTTCtctatttgaaaacaatttacctttatgtaatgatttatagtcacacaaaatatatgtctCATTTTACACCCCAAGTTCAAAAATCTTCTCTATTTTTTTAAACTATGTGCCCAATCAAATGGGTTCacaaaaattgaaatggatgaAGTATTAATTAAGGATTGGACAGATGAGAAGAAATTCACAAAATAATAGTAATCATTTTGGCTATTATAaagtttatatatttattttatgtgttaAGAACTTCATTCACTTTtagactttatattcaattaaaTATTATTCGGATTTATTTAAACATAAATTATTTCAACTTCAACCTGAAATATTATATGCAACtcaatatattttataatttaattCATTGTGACAACTTTAACTTAGAAATAAAAacttgaaagttgaaaattttgttTGAGGGACATCTCAATTTTGAAGTGAAATGATTTTCACAAAAGTTTAACTTTTCAAGTTAAATCAATGACAAATATAAATCTTCAACATCCAAATACTCTTATCAaacttcaacaacaacaacaacaataacaacaacaacaacaataataataataacaacaacaacaacaacaacaacaataacccaatgTAAACCCATAAGTGGGATATGGGAAAGGTAGGATATACGCagtcttacccctaccctagaagGGCATATagactattttcgatagacccttggctaaagaaagaatgaaagaaaaaacAAGGTATTTAGAAAATGAAATCCAAGATAGCAACAAAGAGTATCAAAGAAGTACTAATAGTCAGTAATAACAGTACAAGATATGAAGTGATAGCAAACTAAGGGCATACAGAAGGCAAGTAACAACAGTACAAGATATGTGGTAATAGCAAACTAAGGATAAAAGGGATACCATACCAACACTAATATTATTGAACTAAGGAAGACACAGAAAAAtactcgactacctactaaccttctaccctaattcttAACCTCTACACCATTCTattaagggtcatgtcctcggttatGTAACGACTCGATCAGTCGTTTTGACTTCTAGATCCTTGTTCCCCTTATTAAGACTCCACGTATGTGATTTTACTATttcatgacttgcggggatggttagttcgggtttggaaggattCGGGTAGAAATATAAACACTTAGTTCATTAATAATGGCctaaaatggttaagtttgacttgagtcaacgttttgagtaaacgaccttgaaaccgggatttgacggttccaataggtttgtatgatgattttggacttgggcgtatgtttggatcgggtttcggatgac of Nicotiana tomentosiformis chromosome 7, ASM39032v3, whole genome shotgun sequence contains these proteins:
- the LOC104084933 gene encoding scarecrow-like protein 9, translated to MDPRFNGNPSSLNDFRLGNQSLPISSDGRMINGPRFELIYPDQKLHNGPRLENSFVQHNFGGVGCINGDRLPSNLESRSDLGGVEEDFNEDIDFSDVVLSYINQMLMEEEMEDKTDMLQESLELQAKEKSFYEALGKKYPPSPEQNAFTNQYSESPDDYFSGSIYNSTSNTSENSGNLVDSRGVNISTDYSSAYVESLSFRNTSVCSSNSGNTMVDGFLDSPVSSFHIPDIYNESQSIWSFRKGVEEASKFLPTNNKLLNNDLPSRESKGEAGYVVGQVGEKDEVDTSPTEARGRKNPQRDDNYNEEERSSKQAAIFTESTLRSEEFDIVLLHSMGKGEEALEAYRQNLRNAKSKTTVQIPKGSKGGKGRGKKQGGKKEVIDLRTLMINCAQAVAADDSKSAYELLKQIRQHSYPFGDGNQRLAHCFADGLEARLAGTGSQIYKALVNKRTSAADLLKAYHLYLASCPFRKISSFASNKTIMIKAKNATRVHVIDFGILYGFQWPTFIQRIAEREGGPPKLRITGIEFPQPGFRPAERIEESGRRLADYARSFNVPFEYHAIAKKWETITVDDLKLDKDEFLAVTCLYRFKNLYDETVVADSSRTVVLTLIRKINPDIFIHGIVNGAYSAPFFVTRFREALFHFSALFDMLETIVPREIPERGLIEREIFGREALNVIACEGWERVERPETYKQWQVRILGARFTQIPFEREFVNKAVEKVRLGYHRDFVIDEDSRWLLLGWKGRTIYAISCWKPV